The Gemmatimonadales bacterium sequence CCCGGATACATGTCTACCAGTACACGGCCGAGGAGCTGCTCGAGCGGCCGATCGGGAAGGTGGAGGAGCTGGTACCCTTCGCGAGGAGCGACAAGACCACGTGGGTGGATGTTCGCGGCCTTGGGGACGAGGCGGTGCTCCGTCGGATTGCCGAGCTGTTCAACATCGACGGACTTTCGCTCGAGGACGCGGTCAACCTGCCCCAGCGGGCCAAGTCCGAGGCACGCGACCAGCATCAGGTGATCATCGCCCGCCTGCCGATCCTGACGGAGGACGGCGGCGTGGATACCCCGCAGGTGTGCCTGCTTCTCGGCAAGCGGCACCTGGTCTCCTTCCAGGAAACCGCCCTCGGCGCCTTCGAGCCGGTGCGGGAGCGCCTCCGGTCCGGCATCGGGCCCATCCGGGCCCTCGGCCCCGACTACCTGGCCTATGCCCTGATCGACACCCTGATCGACCGCTACTATCCGCCCGCCGAGCAGTTGTCGCATGAACTCGAGGACCTCGAGGACGAGATCTCCGAGCGCGACAACCCTGAGGCGATCGCTCGCCTGCACGACATCCGCCGGCAGCTCGTGATCCTCCGCCGGGTGGGCTGGCCCCAGCGGGAGGCAATCACCAGCCTGATCCGGGACCAGACCCCGTTCGTGACCGACGAGGTACGGGCCTACCTGCGCGACACCCAGGATCACATCGCGCAAATCGTGGAACTCATCGACTCCTGCCGTGAAATGACGGTGAGCCTGATGGACATCCACCTCTCGGCGCTCAGCCAGCGCACCAACGAAGTCATGAAGGTGCTGACGATCGTCGCCAGCATCTTCATCCCGCTGACATTCATTGCGGGCATTTATGGGATGAATTTCGA is a genomic window containing:
- the corA gene encoding magnesium/cobalt transporter CorA: MFRKQHPPPGSRPGTLAIPPDSPPPRIHVYQYTAEELLERPIGKVEELVPFARSDKTTWVDVRGLGDEAVLRRIAELFNIDGLSLEDAVNLPQRAKSEARDQHQVIIARLPILTEDGGVDTPQVCLLLGKRHLVSFQETALGAFEPVRERLRSGIGPIRALGPDYLAYALIDTLIDRYYPPAEQLSHELEDLEDEISERDNPEAIARLHDIRRQLVILRRVGWPQREAITSLIRDQTPFVTDEVRAYLRDTQDHIAQIVELIDSCREMTVSLMDIHLSALSQRTNEVMKVLTIVASIFIPLTFIAGIYGMNFEYMPELHRQHAYPMVIATMAVVAALMLGYFWHRGWIGGRKREDRK